The following DNA comes from Triplophysa dalaica isolate WHDGS20190420 chromosome 10, ASM1584641v1, whole genome shotgun sequence.
GTATATTAAGTGAAAAATATAAGCTAGTAAATAGTACTTTTCCTTATTTCCTAATTATGATTGTCATCATAATTTGGACCATGTTCATGTGtactattttatattaatgcacTTACAcagagtttatttatttattattattttaagaatgtgaACATATTGAAGTAAGTAACAGATGTCATCATAAAAAACGAAGGAAGaaagaataatatataaataaataaaaaatactaaaagaTCGCCAATGCGACTTCCAATACAACTCGGATTTGGACTATATCCCACATTTGACCCGTAAATACGTATCTGGTGGGAAATATCCTAGATATGAGTTGCTTCCAACGCAGCATTTTTCTCAAGCTGTGAcgtgaaaaagaaaacaattaatacaatttctttatttattgtaaaaaaatatgtactcTGTATTAGcttttttgtatatgtatattttgctcgcgcataaaaaaaactaaacttagCTAAACCCCAGACTGTCGCCAGGGGGCGTGTTCCCCCCCCGTTAATCGTCATCAACGAGTGACAGAAACGCAGTCACGTGCCCCCCGAAAGAACACTCGAGATCAGACATGGCGGCGTACATGAGAATGTGGAGATCATACAGAAACATCAGCGCTGCTTCTGCAGCCGGTCCCGGTGCGATCAGAGCCGGAATAAACGCGTTATTACCGCGGACTAACCCACATCCCAGCATCCACCGCTCTTACTCCTACATTTCAGGCAGAGATTCATCATTATGCAACAGCAGATAACCGCATCCATAATGACTGACAGGTGGTCCCGGGTCACGGGGTGTCCCGTCGGGTCGGGGTCTCCTATCGCTGTCTGTCAGAGGAGGTTTCTGTTCGGGAATAAGGGGAGCGGGTTTTCTGGAGAGGACGGTGCTGAGAACAGCAATGGATCCGCTGGAGATGAGTCTGGAGGAGATGAAGGTTCTTACAATTCACCCCAGATGACAGCTCTGACCCCTATGATGGTGCCCGAGGTCTTCCCGAATGTTCCTCTCATTGCCGTCAACAGGAATCCGGTGTTTCCCAGATTCATAAAAATCATTGAGGTGATGCCTTACATCATAGACAGATGATGCAATCGTGCTTATAGAGGTCTTATAAAGGTCGAAAAGCAGTCATACGTGGTTATGTAAATGTGAGAtattattatgaatataaatagtATTTAGATTCATTAAAGTTCTTGTTTCAATGTTTAACTCCACTCCAGTGTTTATGTCATGACTGCTGTAGATTTCATCATCCACAGACTCAATGTGATGTTCACTAGTCTTTGTTGACTGCTAAGCAACAATGTCAGTGTATTCAGAAGATTGTCTATTTATCAATTTATGACTAAAACCTGCAAaaatttttttgtaaactattAATCACGAAGACATCAAAAATAGCTTCAATTCCCCttacacaatcacacaaaataCAGAAAAGCTTGATGGTGGGAAAATGTGATGCACTTGCCTGATAAAATTATCAAACTCCtatgaaacatattttattatgctGCCcagcttttttttattaatgatagaaaatgtttttgtgttcagaaaCATTTATCTGTGTATTTGAGTTTTtatcatatatacattttaaatgtcgAATAATATTCATTATAACTGAAATGTAGGGTTTTATTATCTATGTTATTAGCCATGAAAGCAGTTGAAACtgctttttaatattaaatatataaataaattagggctgtcaaacgttTAATCTCGATTCatcgcattcagaataaaactgtagttgttttgatttaagccatagtaactaaaaatacagctaagtaactcaaaacacaataaaaacataacataataaagaacatgatttttgaagATCCCACATGACTGAATATTTTGATTGAAGGCactgtctgaaatgacaaatgcatgaatgcaaaCTTTTCAAAATTTTGTCACGTTTAGGTTAAAAACAAGCAACTCATGGAGCTGTTAAGGAGAAAAGTGCGCCTTGCTCAGCCCTACGCCGGTGTATTTCTCAAGAAAGATGACAAGTAAGTGATTCCGAGAGTCTGTTCTGCATTTTTGCTACTAGATTTGTATTCTGTGCTCAATctggtgtgtttatttttagtaatgAATCAGATGTTGTGGAGAATCTGGACGCTGTTTATCCCACCGGAACGTTCGTGCAGATTCACGAGATGCAGGATCTTGGCGACAAACTGCGTATGATCGTGATGGGTCACAGAAGGTACTTGAaatctatatttaataaatcGGTTTAGAAGAATCTGGTTTTCAAGCAATTcaaaacaactttatttatgtattattttgaaTCGGTGTGTTGCGCAGAATTCGTATCAACAAGCAGATGGACGTTGAGGCGGAAGAGTCCGACACCCTGGAGGCTGAAGGTGGACATCCGAAGTCTCTGCGGAGGAAAATGAAGAGATCTCGTAAGGATTCGGCGTCGCTGGCCGAGGCGATTGAGGAGAAAGTGCAGGAGGTGGAGTTTGTGGTGGAGGCTCTTCCTCTGCCCGGCGTCCTTATGGTGGAAGTGGACAATGTGGTCCATGAAGACTTTCAGGTCACGGAGGAGGTCAAGGTATTACTGCAACAAACCTCagctttaaatttaaaatatgtttatccAGAATGAATTTACACCCTCCTTGTTTAAACCAGGCCCTGACCGCTGAGATCGTGAAGACGATCCGTGACATCATTGCTCTGAATCCTCTGTACAGGTAACGCTGATGCATattaaagttcattttttatacaatttagCAGTTAAAAATCACTCAAATATGGTTGTCCGGTAGAGAGTCTGTGCTCCAGATGATGCAGGCGGGTCAGAGGGTGGTGGATAACCCCATTTACCTAAGTGACATGGGAGCGGCTCTCACCGGCGCCGAATCCCACGAGCTGCAGGACGTTCTGGAGGAAACGAACGTACGTTTGTGCCACGACATTCTGaaatttcttttctttaatgttCGACTGACTCGAATCTGTCTGTACAGATTCCAAAGCGCTTATACAAGGCTCTTTCACTGCTGAAGAAAGAGTACGAGCTGAGCAAACTCCAGCAGCGTCTCGGCAGAGAGGTGAGGAACGTTTTGGCACACTACTGAGTGTTCTTTAGTAGTTGttatatgaaaaataacatGTGTTAAGGGCTGTTCACATTATAACGATAACTATAAaaagaatttatttaaattatataaaatgcacaattcaatacaataaagtaataaaataaatagaattaaATTAATCATATTACATTACACCATGACTATAACAATAAAGATACAGAGATCGATATTGTTGGGATCACTTCATATGCGTCATGCAGTATGTTTGTTGATGTTGAGGTGGAGGAGAAGATCAAGCAGACGCACAGGAAGTATCTCCTGCAGGAGCAGCTGAAGATCATTAAGAAGGAGCTCGGACTGGAGAAGGAGGACAAGGACGCCATCGAGGAGAAGTTCAGAGAGAGGCTGAAGGACCGAACCGTCCCGCAACACATCATGGACGTTATCAACGAGGAGCTGAACAAACTCGGGCTGCTGGATAACCATTCCTCTGAGTTCAAGTGAGGGCGACGTGCTTTAAATATTCAGAGTTATCTCCTCGTGGACTAATATCTATAAACGTACTTGTTGGATAAATTTCTTGGCTTGGTTTTTCCCACCCCCAGCGTTACACGTAACTATTTAGACTGGTTGACATCGATGCCGTGGGGCACCAACAGTGTCGAAAACCTGGAGCTGAGTCAAGCCAAAAAGGTGTTGGAAGAGGACCACTACGGGATGGACGACGTCAAGAAACGCATTTTGGTAAAACACGAACGCCTAAATCCATTGAGAACTTAATTCTTCAGGCATAGGACAAATCCGGCCAAAccgtgttcttgtttttcacgCAGGAGTTTATCGCCGTGAGCCAGCTGAGAGGCAGCACGCAGGGAAAGATCTTGTGTTTCTATGGGCCTCCCGGTGTCGGCAAGACCAGCATCGCCCGCTCCATCGCCAGAGCTCTTAACCGCCAATACTTCCGCTTCAGCATGGGCGGCATGACTGATGTGGCCGAAATTAAAGGGCACAGGTGTGTTTTGTtgaagaagacattttgagaaatgtatcgGTGCTTTTCTGTGGcttccattatatgaacacaaaagcactgggacatttctcaaaatatcttctcttgtggtttgtagaagaaagaaagtcatacaggtttggaatgacacgaggctGAATAAATTCaactattttatttgaattaaaaatgtgtccATTGCAGGAGAACGTATGTCGGTGCGATGCCGGGGAAGATCATTCAGTGTCTAAAGAAAACCAAGACTGAGAACCCATTAGTCCTTATCGACGAGGTTTGTTGCTTCTcgtcttaataaataaaatcacaaaaacacatcagtGTGTAATTTTGCGATTGGTCTTCTTGCAGGTCGACAAAATAGGTCGAGGTTACCAGGGCGACCCGTCTTCCGCCCTGCTTGAGCTTCTCGACCCTGAACAGAACGCTAACTTTCTAGATCATTACCTGGACGTTCCCGTTGACCTGTCGAAGGTTTGAACACACGCCCGTCTCTGCATTACATATCTGGAAGGGAACCCTGGATTCATTGGatctctgtttgtgtttctttccAGGTGCTTTTCATTTGTACTGCCAATGTTACCGACACCATTCCCGAACCTCTAAGAGACCGAATGGAGATGATCAACGTGTCGGGCTACGTCGCGCAGGAAAAACTGGCCATTGCCGAGGTACGCTACCTCTTTTTAAGAAACAAGAATCAAAATGTTACACAATTTGGGTGCAAATGGATGGAATGATATTTCTTCCTCTCTTTCACTTTCTGCTCACAGAGATATTTGGTGCCTCAGTTACGAACTCAATGCGGTCTGGATGAGCAGAAAGCTAACATCACCCCGGAGGCTCTGAGCGTGCTCATAAGACAGTACTGCAGAGAAAGCGGCGTCAGGAACCTTCAGAAACAAGTTGACAAAGTATGAGCGACTTTTCTGTTTGTCTTGCTTCTCTGTGGTGGTGTTTTGAAATGAACTTCTGTATCATCTGGTTTCTTTGTAGGTGTTCAGAAAAGTTGCATTCCATATCGTGAAAGGGGAGGAAACGGCCGTGAACGTCACTGCCGAAAACCTTCAGGATTACGTGGGGAAGCCCATCTTTACTGTGGACCGGATGTATGACATCACGCCGCCGGGAGTGGTCATGGGACTGGCGTGGACATCTATGGGTCAGTTGAAATAtttagacaaaataaaaatgagattttaaacCATAAATCTAAaacgttaatattttaaaacccTTGAAAGGGTTACATCTTAAAGCgcctaacaaaaacaataaaatacagcaatatagaataataatacaaaataattaagagaaataagactttatttttaaaacctaataaaaatgaatcagaAAGCaactaaacatattttaatacatcaaataaaaacttaaaataaacaataatagtttacaataaatattaaataaaagaaaatgttttaagatatataaataatattccaatgaaatatttattcaatacTAACACTATTTTctgactttaaaaaataaattcataataataataaactttattttataaagtgcCTTTAAAAGTAAAGTCTCAAAGCGCTCAACagcaacaataaaatacaacataaaacaatacaaatataaaaagtgaaatTAGACTTACCTTTATaacttattaaaatataaataaaaacgattaaataaacaataataaattactattaataataaaaaaagagattttaaacCATCAATTAAAAACTCTATTTTATATAGCGCCTTAAAAGGTTACATCTTAAAGCgctaaaaaacaacaataaaatacagaaatataaaagaaaaatacaaaagaaaaaaaatttgaCTTAAATTTATAACCTAATAAAAAACGATtttaatatatcaaataaaaactttaaataaacaataaaagtttacaataaaaaaagtcttCATATTGACCAAATATTTAATtggtatgtcatttttttacaataaataaattacattccAATGTCctaaacatttgcatattttataCTTTGCCTTGTATAAATACATATGAAAGTTACAATTAGTACATTTCATAATAAATATGtgtgttaaatacattttgggggaaatcttttattattatgtgtagCATTTTCAAATTGAACTTGGTGTGAACCGTCTTTTGAACCTTTGTCCACCACAGTTTAAAGAAACCAATGTTAATCTCTTCACTCCCTAGGTGGCTCTACCCTGTTTATCGAGACGTCTTTGCGGCGTCCAAAAGAACCTCCGGGTAAAGACGGACTCCGCGAGGGGTCACTGGAGGTCACGGGGCAGCTGGGAGATGTCATGAAGGAAAGCGCCAAGATAGCTTATACGTTTGCCCGATCGTTCCTTATGAAAGAACAACCAGACAACGACTTCCTCGTGGGCTCCCATATACATCTACATGTGCCTGAGGTGAGGACATTTCCATCATTGATGTTAAATATCCTAAAAGGAAACTAAATTTTGTAATCTATTTAGGGTGCAACTCCTAAAGACGGACCAAGCGCAGGTTGCACTATCGTCACGGCCCTGCTGTCCTTAGCCACCGACACGCCGGCACGTCAGAACACGGCCATGACGGGAGAAGTGTCCCTGACCGGAAAGATTCTGCCGGTTGGAGGAATCAAGGAAAAGACCATTGCTGTAAGTCAACGGCGAGGAAGGTCACACTATCTCACATTGTATAAATATTGTTCCAGTGATCCAAATACATTACGTCATTTTTCCTGACAGGCCAAGAGAGCGGGCGTGACGTGCATGATCATGCCGGCAGAAAACCGAAAGGACTTCTCAGACCTTGCCGAATACATCACTGAGGGCCTTGAAGTGCACTTTGTAGAACATTACAGCGAAATAGTCAAAATCGTTTTCCCTGGACATTAATGAGTAGTGCTCTTTTGGTACGATTTTATCCTTTGCCGTAAGTGATGAAGTGTtaggaaaacacacacacaaccagaTGCCTGTACGTTCAACCAACACGAGAAGCATGATAAATGTTGCACAGATGTGTGTGACGTGTTGCCTCTCATTTTGTGGGACAAAGATCAGAAAGCCTAAATATTTATAGATGGGAAAGTCTGGATGCGTATCCCAGACCTCCGAAACATTCAAGACTCTTGGATCCTGCTATAACTGCTACGCAGTTCCTCcttcaaatgttcattttattgtgtCATATTCAAAAATCACATCTTGAGTATTTGTTGTGATTTTTGTTAATAATCACTATATACATTTCCTCAAcgtatttacaataaatatgtaACTAAACAGCTCGCATTCTGTTTGTAAAATCattcttttcatatttcatttggcatttcatattttcatgtGCAGTATATGACAATTCGCGTTACATACACTACTGAAAGTTAAGATTTCAGCTTTCTAGTACAAATTTCACACACTTTGTCTTGTcagtgaaaaatatttttcattgtctagtaaatgtatcttgatttagaCCAATTGCCATAATTCAAGGATCTTGAGTTTCTTACCCAATAAGCATTTTTTCGTTGAAGCATTAAC
Coding sequences within:
- the lonp1 gene encoding LOW QUALITY PROTEIN: lon protease homolog, mitochondrial (The sequence of the model RefSeq protein was modified relative to this genomic sequence to represent the inferred CDS: deleted 2 bases in 1 codon); protein product: MAAYMRMWRSYRNISAASAAGPGAIRAGINALLPRTNPHPSIHRSYSYISGRDSSLCNSRTASIMTDRWSRVTGCPVGSGSPIAVCQRRFLFGNKGSGFSGEDGAENSNGSAGDESGGDEGSYNSPQMTALTPMMVPEVFPNVPLIAVNRNPVFPRFIKIIEVKNKQLMELLRRKVRLAQPYAGVFLKKDDNNESDVVENLDAVYPTGTFVQIHEMQDLGDKLRMIVMGHRRIRINKQMDVEAEESDTLEAEGGHPKSLRRKMKRSRKDSASLAEAIEEKVQEVEFVVEALPLPGVLMVEVDNVVHEDFQVTEEVKALTAEIVKTIRDIIALNPLYRESVLQMMQAGQRVVDNPIYLSDMGAALTGAESHELQDVLEETNIPKRLYKALSLLKKEYELSKLQQRLGREVEEKIKQTHRKYLLQEQLKIIKKELGLEKEDKDAIEEKFRERLKDRTVPQHIMDVINEELNKLGLLDNHSSEFNVTRNYLDWLTSMPWGTNSVENLELSQAKKVLEEDHYGMDDVKKRILEFIAVSQLRGSTQGKILCFYGPPGVGKTSIARSIARALNRQYFRFSMGGMTDVAEIKGHRRTYVGAMPGKIIQCLKKTKTENPLVLIDEVDKIGRGYQGDPSSALLELLDPEQNANFLDHYLDVPVDLSKVLFICTANVTDTIPEPLRDRMEMINVSGYVAQEKLAIAERYLVPQLRTQCGLDEQKANITPEALSVLIRQYCRESGVRNLQKQVDKVFRKVAFHIVKGEETAVNVTAENLQDYVGKPIFTVDRMYDITPPGVVMGLAWTSMGGSTLFIETSLRRPKEPPGKDGLREGSLEVTGQLGDVMKESAKIAYTFARSFLMKEQPDNDFLVGSHIHLHVPEGATPKDGPSAGCTIVTALLSLATDTPARQNTAMTGEVSLTGKILPVGGIKEKTIAAKRAGVTCMIMPAENRKDFSDLAEYITEGLEVHFVEHYSEIVKIVFPGH